The genomic DNA ATTCTTTTTTATATTTACTTTCGTTTGTTAGATCGAGCGTAGGTAAGATCTAATTAATAGCCCCTTCGACTGCGCTCGAGGAGATACTTAAATAAAATTATGAGCATATTTACAAAAATAATTACAGGAGAAATACCAAGTTATAAAGTAGCAGAAAATGAAAATTTTATTGCTTTTTTAGATATTAATCCGAATGCTAAAGGACACACTTTAGTGGTGCCTAAAAAAGAAGAAAATAAGCTTTTCGACTTGTCTAGAGACGCATATAAAGATTTGATGGATTTTTCTTATACCGTTGCAAAAGCATTGGAGAAAGCAATTCCTTGTAAAAGAATAGGAATGAGTGTAATTGGTTTAGAAGTACCTCATGTGCATGTGCATTTAATTCCGTTAGATGAAATGGCAGATATTCAATTTTCGAAAAAAGTAAAATTAACAAATGATGAGTTTGTAAGTTTGGCTGAAAGAATTGCTGCTGAGTTTTAGTTTTCTTATGCTGAAATTTTAAAATTTTATTCTGAATAAACCTATTAAGGGTTGTTGTGTTTACATAGGAATAATAATAAGTTGGCAAACAAGTCTAGCCCTGATTGTAGCACTTGTTTGAGCTCTTTTTTATCTTTTTAGATAAAAAAAGCGAGTGCGGAAAGCAGGAAATAGCTTCTAAAACTAAACCTTATCTAACAAAATCTGGAATGTAGTTCCTTTTCCTATTTCAGATTTTTGTACAAATATTTTTCCTTTGTGGTAATCTTCTACAATACGTTTAGAAAGTGATAAGCCTAAGCCCCAACCACGTTTTTTTGTAGTAAAACCTGGTTTAAAAATCTGCTTGTATAATTTTTTTGGCATTCCTTTTCCGGTATCAGAAACCGTTATTTTTACTTTTTTTGGTGTATTTTCTATTCTTAAATTTAAAGAACCTTCTTTTTGCATTGCATCAATGGCGTTTTTAATAAGGTTTTCTATAACCCAACCAAACAATTCTGTGTTAAGGTTGGTTAAAATTTCTTTGTCTGAAGTTGTAAAGTAAAATGTGATTTGTTTAGAACTTCTCGACTCTAAATAATCGAATGCTTGTTTTGTAATGACAACAATATTTTCTTTTTTTAACTCTGGTGTAGAACCAATTTTAGAAAATCGATTTGCAATGGTGTTTAGTCTAGCAACGTCTTTTTCTATTTCTTCGACATATTTATCATCTATTTTTTCCATTTTTAAAATGGCAATCCATCCTAAAAGAGAAGACAGAGGTGTACCAATTTGATGTGCGGTTTCTTTTGCCATTCCGGTCCATAATTTATTGGTTTCTGCAGCTTTATTAGAATTGTAAAAGAGATAAATTACGCTTAAAAAAAGAAATAATATTAAAATTAAGGCAATGGGATAATAGGTAAGTCTGTTTAATAAATCTGAATTTCTATAATAAATAAATTGTTTGTTTTTCCCTTTATAGCTAATCTCAATTGGTGTGTTTTCGGTCTTCATTTTTTCCAACTGCTCTTCAATGTACTTCGAATCTAAAGATTTTACAGGGTCTAAATTTTGAAAGGATTCAATATTTCCTTGTCCGTCAACTAAAATTAAAGGAATACTTGTGTTGGTGGTAATAATTTTATCTTGTAAAGTAATGTCGGAATTTAAATCTGCGCTCGCCAATTCTTTTTGAGCAATTCCTAAAATTTCCATTTTAACCCTTTCTTCATTTTTAAATTTCTGAAAAAACATATAGGTGTTCCATAAGATTAGAGAAACAATAATCAAAGAAACTAAAATGGCAATTCTTTTAAATAGAAGCGTGTTGGTTAGAAAATTCATGAAAACAAATATAAAGGTTTCCCTATATAACTCATTTGTGATTTTGATAGTATCTTTACAAGATAAAATATTTTAGAATGCTTACAATAGATCCAAAAGAAATTTCTACGCAACAATTACACGGTTATTTATTAGGTGCTGTTGCGCCAAGACCCATTGCGTTTGCAAGTACAATTGATGCAGAAGGGAATCCGAATTTATCGCCTTTTAGCTTTTTTAATGTGTTTGGTGCAAATCCGCCAATAATGA from Polaribacter sp. ALD11 includes the following:
- a CDS encoding HIT family protein; the protein is MSIFTKIITGEIPSYKVAENENFIAFLDINPNAKGHTLVVPKKEENKLFDLSRDAYKDLMDFSYTVAKALEKAIPCKRIGMSVIGLEVPHVHVHLIPLDEMADIQFSKKVKLTNDEFVSLAERIAAEF
- a CDS encoding PAS domain-containing sensor histidine kinase, with the translated sequence MNFLTNTLLFKRIAILVSLIIVSLILWNTYMFFQKFKNEERVKMEILGIAQKELASADLNSDITLQDKIITTNTSIPLILVDGQGNIESFQNLDPVKSLDSKYIEEQLEKMKTENTPIEISYKGKNKQFIYYRNSDLLNRLTYYPIALILILFLFLSVIYLFYNSNKAAETNKLWTGMAKETAHQIGTPLSSLLGWIAILKMEKIDDKYVEEIEKDVARLNTIANRFSKIGSTPELKKENIVVITKQAFDYLESRSSKQITFYFTTSDKEILTNLNTELFGWVIENLIKNAIDAMQKEGSLNLRIENTPKKVKITVSDTGKGMPKKLYKQIFKPGFTTKKRGWGLGLSLSKRIVEDYHKGKIFVQKSEIGKGTTFQILLDKV